From Candidatus Polarisedimenticolaceae bacterium:
TGGTAGGTGGCGCACCCCGCGTAAGCGTGGGCGGTCGCCTCGAGAACGTCTTGGGCGGTCTTCGGCTCCGCCGTGGCCGCGGCGACCAGCATCAGGATGGAGGCGATCACCGGGCCGCGAACTCCGGAAGCGCGAGGCGCGTCTCCTCGACGTCGCCGCCGAGAACCGGATGGTACGTCGTGATCCGCTCGGTCTCGGTCTGGCTATTGTGCGACCGCTCCTCGATGCGCCGGATGAGCTGCGTCGACTGCGCGACCCAGATGATCCGGTCGATGCCGGGCGCCTCGCCTTCGATCCGGTAGCAGACGTCCCCGTCCAGCGTCCCGTCGTCGAGCCGCTTCAGCTCCGTCATGGTGTCGAGCCCGTAGCCGAACACCTCCGTCGGCATGAGCAGCGACGCCACGGTGTGCGACGCGCGGTCGGAGATCGCGGGCCGGGCCGCGAGCGTCACCGCGTAGTTGAACGATTGGTCGGTCACGAAGATCGGCTGACGGCTCGACCAGTGCCCCATCTTCTCGCCGTCGCGCCAGATGAGGTAGCGCTCGTCCTGCTGCCGCGGATCACCCTGGCAGATGAAGCGGAACCGCCCGGGGCGCTCGTACGCCGTCGAGAAAGTTTTGGACGTGGTCAGGACCGTGCGCTCGTGGAGGGTGTACGTGATGGCGATGGTGCCGTCATCCTCGTACGAGCGGGCGTCGGCGTACGTCTTCTGGACTCGGCTCAAGATGTCCCGTGCGGCGGGATCGCTGGAATCCTGCGCGCCGGCCGGGGCCACAGGGACGAGCGCGGCGACGGCCAGCAGAGTGACGGAGATCAGGCGAATGGACGGCATCGGCATCGGAGATCCTCCCCAGGGTCGTGCGGCTCTTCGAGCTTAAAGGCGCACCGTCACCGCGTCAAATCAGCGGCGGGCCGCCGGCTCCGGCGGATCGCCGTTCTCCAGCCCTTCGCTCGGCTCCTTCCGCCGCTCCTCGAGGACGACCCTCTTCGACGGCTCGACCATCGCCTGGATCTCCAGGAACGCGGTGCCGAGGGCGCCCGACCCGCCGCGATGCCGCTCGCCGCGCCCCTCCGATCGCTCGAGGAGGCGGTGAGCCCCGTAGAGCACGGCGGCGAGGAAGGCGACGACGAGCGCGAGCGTGATCATGCGTCGACGGCGTCGGGCTCCGGGCGTACGGCGAGGACGTCGGCCAGATACTCCGCTTCGTTGCTTCGCGAACGCGCCTCGTCGCGCGCCGCAGCGACGTTCGACGACGTCGCCGAGGTCTTCTGCCAGAGCGTGGCCCGCTGCTCGCAGAGCCCGACGCATCGCCGCCGCTCCCGCGCGACCTCCGCTTCGACGACCGCTTCGAGACGCTCGAGCACCGCGGCCTTCGTCGACGCCGGCGATCCGGCGAGCACGTCGCCGAGGGCGGCCTGGAGCGCGGTCAGGATCCTCCGCCCTCGGTCTCTCGAGATCACGCGCGTCCTCCGCGATGGATGGTGTGCCCTGCACCCTCGAGCACGCGAAGAGCGTGCTCCAACCGGACGCCCCTGACAAGGAGGTAGTCGGTGTCGAACGTCGAGATCGCGAAGATCGGGATGTTCGCCTCCGCGAGCGGCGACGCCAACGACGCGAGGATTCCGGTCGCGTCGAACGGAAGATTGCCGTTCACCTTGATGCAGCACCATCCGCGCTCGCATCGACCGGTCTCCGGCGCGACGGAGCCGGGGCAGACGATCGACAGCTCGTCGGCGGTCCGCACGATCGCGACGAACGCCGTGGAGAGAAGAGACGGCGGCACCGGCGCGTCCGGATCCAGGCGGCAGACCGCGTAGAGGCCAGGGAGGACGGCGAGGTCGAGGCTCAACGTCCGTGGAGCTGGCGGTCGTAATCGGCCGCGTCGAAGTGCCCTTGCGAGTCGGCGATGAGACCGTCCGGACCGATCGTCCACTCCTCGTAGCCGCTGATCTTCACGCTCCGGCCCGTTCCCCCCGGTCCGGTGTTCGTCCCGGTCAAGGTCCAGCGGTACTCGGCCGTGGGGCCGTGACGCTCGAGGCGATCCATCCGGACGGCCATGTCGGGAAACGCGGTCATGAAGCCCCGCGCGGCCTCCGTGATCGCCGCCCGGCCGACGGCAGGCTTGCCGCCGTTGATCGTGAGCGATCCGTCGTTCGCGAAAAACGAGGCCACCTGCGCCGGGTCCTGACTGCACCATGCAGCGGTGTAACGGGTGGCAAACGCGTGCAGGTCCCGGGGGTCCAAAGAGCTTCCCGTCAGCCCTTGCGCGAAGAAATGGGTCAGTGCCGCAGCGAACGCGGTGCCGACGACGAGGACGATCCAGCGGCGCCGCGGCCACGAGGTCTGGAGACCCGAGAACTGGACGAACAGGTCGACGGCATACGCCGCGCAATAGGCGACGTTGGCCAGAACGGCGAGGATGAACGCGCCGAGCAGGTTGTCGGTGGCCAGGAGGCTCTTGGACGCGGGCAGGCCGATCACGAAGTGCACCGCGACGACGGCGAGCAGAACCGCGTTGTAAACGAGCCGGCGAGGCTCCCAGTACCGCAACGCGTCGGCGGCGATGTCGCGGAACCGGCTCATCGCGCGGGCGCGCGCCCCACCGCGCACATCCATCCCTTCAGTTTGTGGTGATCGATCTCGATCTTCTCGAACCCCGCCTGGCTCAGCAGCTCGCGGTGCCTCTCGAGGGTCATGTACTTGGCTCCCAGTAGCTTCATCGGAATCGCGACGAGAAAGCTGAGCGTCTGCCCCCGGAATGTCTCCGCGATCACGACGAGGGTGCCCCCGGGCTTCAGAACCCGCCGGATCTCGCCAAGATCCCGGACGAGGTCGGGCCAATAGTAGTGGGTCTCGACCGCGGTCACGAGGTCGAACGTCGCGTCTGGAAACGGCAGCTTCGACACGGTGCCCGATTGGATCTCGACTCGCCCATTGCCGATCAGCTCGGCGTTCTCGGTTCTCGCCGTCGCGACGCTCGCGGCGGAGTAGTCGATCCCATCGACGTGACCCTGCGGCGCCATCCCCGCGAGCGTCCGGACGGTCCGGCCTCCGCCGCATCCGACGTCGAGGATCGTGAACGCGGGGCCGATCGTGACGTGGCTCAGGCCCCAGCGTGTCACGCCCGCGTGGCGGACGTTCATGCTGTTCGCGATCATCCGGCCGAGCGGCGACCACGGCCGCCGGCACTGGCTCGCGACGACGATGATGGCCGCCGACGCGACGACGATCGACAGGACCGTGTGAAGGCTCGGGCTCACCATTCCTCTTCGGTGACTCCAACCTTCGAGCACCGTTATGCGTAAGAGTATCCCTGGGCCGCAGGGGCAACTGCGCGCGG
This genomic window contains:
- a CDS encoding ACT domain-containing protein, giving the protein MSLDLAVLPGLYAVCRLDPDAPVPPSLLSTAFVAIVRTADELSIVCPGSVAPETGRCERGWCCIKVNGNLPFDATGILASLASPLAEANIPIFAISTFDTDYLLVRGVRLEHALRVLEGAGHTIHRGGRA
- a CDS encoding class I SAM-dependent methyltransferase → MSPSLHTVLSIVVASAAIIVVASQCRRPWSPLGRMIANSMNVRHAGVTRWGLSHVTIGPAFTILDVGCGGGRTVRTLAGMAPQGHVDGIDYSAASVATARTENAELIGNGRVEIQSGTVSKLPFPDATFDLVTAVETHYYWPDLVRDLGEIRRVLKPGGTLVVIAETFRGQTLSFLVAIPMKLLGAKYMTLERHRELLSQAGFEKIEIDHHKLKGWMCAVGRAPAR
- a CDS encoding nuclear transport factor 2 family protein — its product is MDVRGGARARAMSRFRDIAADALRYWEPRRLVYNAVLLAVVAVHFVIGLPASKSLLATDNLLGAFILAVLANVAYCAAYAVDLFVQFSGLQTSWPRRRWIVLVVGTAFAAALTHFFAQGLTGSSLDPRDLHAFATRYTAAWCSQDPAQVASFFANDGSLTINGGKPAVGRAAITEAARGFMTAFPDMAVRMDRLERHGPTAEYRWTLTGTNTGPGGTGRSVKISGYEEWTIGPDGLIADSQGHFDAADYDRQLHGR
- a CDS encoding DUF2092 domain-containing protein, producing the protein MPMPSIRLISVTLLAVAALVPVAPAGAQDSSDPAARDILSRVQKTYADARSYEDDGTIAITYTLHERTVLTTSKTFSTAYERPGRFRFICQGDPRQQDERYLIWRDGEKMGHWSSRQPIFVTDQSFNYAVTLAARPAISDRASHTVASLLMPTEVFGYGLDTMTELKRLDDGTLDGDVCYRIEGEAPGIDRIIWVAQSTQLIRRIEERSHNSQTETERITTYHPVLGGDVEETRLALPEFAAR